One Felis catus isolate Fca126 chromosome D3, F.catus_Fca126_mat1.0, whole genome shotgun sequence DNA segment encodes these proteins:
- the CA15 gene encoding carbonic anhydrase 15-like isoform X6: protein MRSPGFALAFLTVPLVVRGDSEGPTHWKEMAPACGGPAQSPINIDLHLVQRDPTLGPFILQGYNTAPPGPWTLENDGHTVLLHIDAGPQSHLEIRGAGLPLPAYRALQLHFHWGGPGRAGSEHSLDGQRRPMEMHVVHMNTRYQSMGEARGHPDGLAVLAVLLVPPPQEQDTDNANFSVLVSSLKNVSERGVSVNLASTFPLASLLPGASGLSRYYRYSGSLTTPGCQPAVVWTVFEDAVPIGRSQPSGGPVPDHAPGWAPRLAPCTAHRELPPAAASRGSQGLGLSRCLHPRSSLGARPNPSPCARGSAGPVALAEPLGTRFDPFPQ from the exons ATGCGGTCTCCAGGCTTTGCACTCGCCTTCCTCACCGTGCCACTGGTGGTGCGCGGGGACTCAGAGG GCCCCACCCACTGGAAGGAGATGGCCCCTGCCTGTGGGGGCCCAGCCCAGTCCCCCATCAACATTGACCTTCACTTGGTTCAGCGGGACCCCACCCTGGGACCCTTCATCTTACAGGGCTACAACACAGCACCTCCAGGCCCGTGGACCCTGGAGAATGATGGCCATACAG TGCTGCTCCACATAGATGCTGGCCCACAGAGCCACCTGGAGATTCGGGGAGCCGGGCTGCCACTGCCTGCCTACCGCGCACTGCAGCTGCACTTCCACTGGGGGGGCCCTGGTCGAGCAGGTTCAGAGCACAGCCTGGATGGGCAGCGCCGCCCCATGGAG ATGCACGTGGTCCACATGAACACGAGGTACCAGAGCATGGGGGAAGCTCGAGGTCACCCCGATGGGCTGGCTGTGCTGGCGGTGCTGTTAGTG ccccctccccaggagcAGGACACTGACAACGCCAACTTCTCCGTCCTGGTATCCAGCCTGAAGAACGTGTCTGAGCGCG GAGTCTCTGTGAATCTGGCCTCCACCTTCCCGCTGGCCTCGCTGCTGCCGGGCGCCTCAGGCCTCTCGCGCTACTACCGCTACTCGGGGTCGCTAACCACGCCTGGCTGCCAGCCTGCGGTTGTCTGGACTGTCTTCGAGGACGCGGTACCCATCGGGCGCTCACAG CCCTCAGGTGGCCCAGTTCCAGACCATGCTCCAGGCTGGGCTCCCCGGCTCGCACCCTGCACCGCTCACCGAGAACTTCCGCCCGCAGCAGCCTCTCGGGGGTCGCAGGGTCTCGGCCTCTCCAGGTGCCTCCATCCGCGCAGCAGCCTCGGCGCCCGCCCCAACCCTAGCCCGTGTGCACGCGGCTCTGCTGGGCCTGTGGCTCTGGCAGAGCCCCTAGGAACCAGATTCGACCCCTTCCCGCAATAA
- the CA15 gene encoding carbonic anhydrase 15-like isoform X2, with product MRSPGFALAFLTVPLVVRGDSEGTWCYDSQDPKCGEDRVSCPTHWKEMAPACGGPAQSPINIDLHLVQRDPTLGPFILQGYNTAPPGPWTLENDGHTVLLHIDAGPQSHLEIRGAGLPLPAYRALQLHFHWGGPGRAGSEHSLDGQRRPMEMHVVHMNTRYQSMGEARGHPDGLAVLAVLLVEQDTDNANFSVLVSSLKNVSERGVSVNLASTFPLASLLPGASGLSRYYRYSGSLTTPGCQPAVVWTVFEDAVPIGRSQPSGGPVPDHAPGWAPRLAPCTAHRELPPAAASRGSQGLGLSRCLHPRSSLGARPNPSPCARGSAGPVALAEPLGTRFDPFPQ from the exons ATGCGGTCTCCAGGCTTTGCACTCGCCTTCCTCACCGTGCCACTGGTGGTGCGCGGGGACTCAGAGG GCACCTGGTGCTACGACTCCCAGGACCCAAAGTGTGGTGAGGACAGAGTGTCAT GCCCCACCCACTGGAAGGAGATGGCCCCTGCCTGTGGGGGCCCAGCCCAGTCCCCCATCAACATTGACCTTCACTTGGTTCAGCGGGACCCCACCCTGGGACCCTTCATCTTACAGGGCTACAACACAGCACCTCCAGGCCCGTGGACCCTGGAGAATGATGGCCATACAG TGCTGCTCCACATAGATGCTGGCCCACAGAGCCACCTGGAGATTCGGGGAGCCGGGCTGCCACTGCCTGCCTACCGCGCACTGCAGCTGCACTTCCACTGGGGGGGCCCTGGTCGAGCAGGTTCAGAGCACAGCCTGGATGGGCAGCGCCGCCCCATGGAG ATGCACGTGGTCCACATGAACACGAGGTACCAGAGCATGGGGGAAGCTCGAGGTCACCCCGATGGGCTGGCTGTGCTGGCGGTGCTGTTAGTG gagcAGGACACTGACAACGCCAACTTCTCCGTCCTGGTATCCAGCCTGAAGAACGTGTCTGAGCGCG GAGTCTCTGTGAATCTGGCCTCCACCTTCCCGCTGGCCTCGCTGCTGCCGGGCGCCTCAGGCCTCTCGCGCTACTACCGCTACTCGGGGTCGCTAACCACGCCTGGCTGCCAGCCTGCGGTTGTCTGGACTGTCTTCGAGGACGCGGTACCCATCGGGCGCTCACAG CCCTCAGGTGGCCCAGTTCCAGACCATGCTCCAGGCTGGGCTCCCCGGCTCGCACCCTGCACCGCTCACCGAGAACTTCCGCCCGCAGCAGCCTCTCGGGGGTCGCAGGGTCTCGGCCTCTCCAGGTGCCTCCATCCGCGCAGCAGCCTCGGCGCCCGCCCCAACCCTAGCCCGTGTGCACGCGGCTCTGCTGGGCCTGTGGCTCTGGCAGAGCCCCTAGGAACCAGATTCGACCCCTTCCCGCAATAA
- the LOC123381329 gene encoding protein FAM246B-like, translating into MAVEPGRPWAQARSVYGASEALRRAAGRRRDNGPQPNGPGPEEARAPGRLARLRGQIRAEAAARADAPRLLRLVERAGAAAGEARAPGAGERADARSSGSVCSVCGEPRGGATYPAGVLEVSERRLQEGLAAVRAELGAGLEALRAELRAELDALRALLPPPPRSARREPRAVPRAAPRGPTLLRALGTMNALATVARHADDAPDGPADGSANRALARKNFKKTPLPPGAPQSGGD; encoded by the coding sequence ATGGCGGTGGAACCCGGGCGCCCGTGGGCCCAGGCGCGCAGTGTGTACGGCGCGAGCGAGGCGCTGCGACGGGCCGCTGGCCGCCGGCGGGACAACGGGCCGCAGCCCAACGGGCCAGGCCCTGAAGAAGCCCGCGCCCCGGGCCGCCTGGCTCGCCTGCGGGGCCAGATCCGGGCCGAGGCGGCGGCGCGGGCCGACGCACCCCGGCTGCTGCGGCTGGTGGAGCGGGCAGGGGCTGCGGCGGGGGAGGCGCGGGCGCCGGGGGCAGGGGAGCGAGCGGACGCGCGCAGCAGCGGCTCGGTGTGCTCTGTGTGCGGGGAGCCGCGCGGCGGGGCCACCTACCCGGCGGGCGTCCTGGAGGTGAGCGAGCGGCGGCTTCAGGAGGGCCTGGCGGCAGTGCGCGCGGAGCTGGGCGCGGGGCTCGAGGCGCTGCGTGCGGAGCTGCGTGCCGAGCTGGACGCCCTGCGCGCACTGCTGCCGCCCCCGCCGCGGTCCGCCCGCCGGGAGCCCCGCGCAGTCCCCCGCGCCGCGCCCCGCGGCCCGACCCTGCTGCGAGCGCTGGGCACCATGAACGCCCTGGCCACGGTCGCGAGGCACGCCGACGACGCACCGGACGGCCCTGCCGACGGCAGCGCGAACCGGGCCCTGGCCCGGAAGAACTTCAAGAAGACGCCGCTGCCGCCAGGGGCCCCGCAGAGCGGCGGGGATTGA
- the CA15 gene encoding carbonic anhydrase 15-like isoform X7, with product MRSPGFALAFLTVPLVVRGDSEGTWCYDSQDPKCGPTHWKEMAPACGGPAQSPINIDLHLVQRDPTLGPFILQGYNTAPPGPWTLENDGHTVLLHIDAGPQSHLEIRGAGLPLPAYRALQLHFHWGGPGRAGSEHSLDGQRRPMEMHVVHMNTRYQSMGEARGHPDGLAVLAVLLVEQDTDNANFSVLVSSLKNVSERGVSVNLASTFPLASLLPGASGLSRYYRYSGSLTTPGCQPAVVWTVFEDAVPIGRSQVAQFQTMLQAGLPGSHPAPLTENFRPQQPLGGRRVSASPGASIRAAASAPAPTLARVHAALLGLWLWQSP from the exons ATGCGGTCTCCAGGCTTTGCACTCGCCTTCCTCACCGTGCCACTGGTGGTGCGCGGGGACTCAGAGG GCACCTGGTGCTACGACTCCCAGGACCCAAAGTGTG GCCCCACCCACTGGAAGGAGATGGCCCCTGCCTGTGGGGGCCCAGCCCAGTCCCCCATCAACATTGACCTTCACTTGGTTCAGCGGGACCCCACCCTGGGACCCTTCATCTTACAGGGCTACAACACAGCACCTCCAGGCCCGTGGACCCTGGAGAATGATGGCCATACAG TGCTGCTCCACATAGATGCTGGCCCACAGAGCCACCTGGAGATTCGGGGAGCCGGGCTGCCACTGCCTGCCTACCGCGCACTGCAGCTGCACTTCCACTGGGGGGGCCCTGGTCGAGCAGGTTCAGAGCACAGCCTGGATGGGCAGCGCCGCCCCATGGAG ATGCACGTGGTCCACATGAACACGAGGTACCAGAGCATGGGGGAAGCTCGAGGTCACCCCGATGGGCTGGCTGTGCTGGCGGTGCTGTTAGTG gagcAGGACACTGACAACGCCAACTTCTCCGTCCTGGTATCCAGCCTGAAGAACGTGTCTGAGCGCG GAGTCTCTGTGAATCTGGCCTCCACCTTCCCGCTGGCCTCGCTGCTGCCGGGCGCCTCAGGCCTCTCGCGCTACTACCGCTACTCGGGGTCGCTAACCACGCCTGGCTGCCAGCCTGCGGTTGTCTGGACTGTCTTCGAGGACGCGGTACCCATCGGGCGCTCACAG GTGGCCCAGTTCCAGACCATGCTCCAGGCTGGGCTCCCCGGCTCGCACCCTGCACCGCTCACCGAGAACTTCCGCCCGCAGCAGCCTCTCGGGGGTCGCAGGGTCTCGGCCTCTCCAGGTGCCTCCATCCGCGCAGCAGCCTCGGCGCCCGCCCCAACCCTAGCCCGTGTGCACGCGGCTCTGCTGGGCCTGTGGCTCTGGCAGAGCCCCTAG
- the CA15 gene encoding carbonic anhydrase 15-like isoform X3: protein MRSPGFALAFLTVPLVVRGDSEGTWCYDSQDPKCGEDRVSCPTHWKEMAPACGGPAQSPINIDLHLVQRDPTLGPFILQGYNTAPPGPWTLENDGHTDAGPQSHLEIRGAGLPLPAYRALQLHFHWGGPGRAGSEHSLDGQRRPMEMHVVHMNTRYQSMGEARGHPDGLAVLAVLLVPPPQEQDTDNANFSVLVSSLKNVSERGVSVNLASTFPLASLLPGASGLSRYYRYSGSLTTPGCQPAVVWTVFEDAVPIGRSQPSGGPVPDHAPGWAPRLAPCTAHRELPPAAASRGSQGLGLSRCLHPRSSLGARPNPSPCARGSAGPVALAEPLGTRFDPFPQ from the exons ATGCGGTCTCCAGGCTTTGCACTCGCCTTCCTCACCGTGCCACTGGTGGTGCGCGGGGACTCAGAGG GCACCTGGTGCTACGACTCCCAGGACCCAAAGTGTGGTGAGGACAGAGTGTCAT GCCCCACCCACTGGAAGGAGATGGCCCCTGCCTGTGGGGGCCCAGCCCAGTCCCCCATCAACATTGACCTTCACTTGGTTCAGCGGGACCCCACCCTGGGACCCTTCATCTTACAGGGCTACAACACAGCACCTCCAGGCCCGTGGACCCTGGAGAATGATGGCCATACAG ATGCTGGCCCACAGAGCCACCTGGAGATTCGGGGAGCCGGGCTGCCACTGCCTGCCTACCGCGCACTGCAGCTGCACTTCCACTGGGGGGGCCCTGGTCGAGCAGGTTCAGAGCACAGCCTGGATGGGCAGCGCCGCCCCATGGAG ATGCACGTGGTCCACATGAACACGAGGTACCAGAGCATGGGGGAAGCTCGAGGTCACCCCGATGGGCTGGCTGTGCTGGCGGTGCTGTTAGTG ccccctccccaggagcAGGACACTGACAACGCCAACTTCTCCGTCCTGGTATCCAGCCTGAAGAACGTGTCTGAGCGCG GAGTCTCTGTGAATCTGGCCTCCACCTTCCCGCTGGCCTCGCTGCTGCCGGGCGCCTCAGGCCTCTCGCGCTACTACCGCTACTCGGGGTCGCTAACCACGCCTGGCTGCCAGCCTGCGGTTGTCTGGACTGTCTTCGAGGACGCGGTACCCATCGGGCGCTCACAG CCCTCAGGTGGCCCAGTTCCAGACCATGCTCCAGGCTGGGCTCCCCGGCTCGCACCCTGCACCGCTCACCGAGAACTTCCGCCCGCAGCAGCCTCTCGGGGGTCGCAGGGTCTCGGCCTCTCCAGGTGCCTCCATCCGCGCAGCAGCCTCGGCGCCCGCCCCAACCCTAGCCCGTGTGCACGCGGCTCTGCTGGGCCTGTGGCTCTGGCAGAGCCCCTAGGAACCAGATTCGACCCCTTCCCGCAATAA
- the CA15 gene encoding carbonic anhydrase 15-like isoform X8: MRSPGFALAFLTVPLVVRGDSEGTWCYDSQDPKCGEDRVSCPTHWKEMAPACGGPAQSPINIDLHLVQRDPTLGPFILQGYNTAPPGPWTLENDGHTVLLHIDAGPQSHLEIRGAGLPLPAYRALQLHFHWGGPGRAGSEHSLDGQRRPMEEQDTDNANFSVLVSSLKNVSERGVSVNLASTFPLASLLPGASGLSRYYRYSGSLTTPGCQPAVVWTVFEDAVPIGRSQPSGGPVPDHAPGWAPRLAPCTAHRELPPAAASRGSQGLGLSRCLHPRSSLGARPNPSPCARGSAGPVALAEPLGTRFDPFPQ; encoded by the exons ATGCGGTCTCCAGGCTTTGCACTCGCCTTCCTCACCGTGCCACTGGTGGTGCGCGGGGACTCAGAGG GCACCTGGTGCTACGACTCCCAGGACCCAAAGTGTGGTGAGGACAGAGTGTCAT GCCCCACCCACTGGAAGGAGATGGCCCCTGCCTGTGGGGGCCCAGCCCAGTCCCCCATCAACATTGACCTTCACTTGGTTCAGCGGGACCCCACCCTGGGACCCTTCATCTTACAGGGCTACAACACAGCACCTCCAGGCCCGTGGACCCTGGAGAATGATGGCCATACAG TGCTGCTCCACATAGATGCTGGCCCACAGAGCCACCTGGAGATTCGGGGAGCCGGGCTGCCACTGCCTGCCTACCGCGCACTGCAGCTGCACTTCCACTGGGGGGGCCCTGGTCGAGCAGGTTCAGAGCACAGCCTGGATGGGCAGCGCCGCCCCATGGAG gagcAGGACACTGACAACGCCAACTTCTCCGTCCTGGTATCCAGCCTGAAGAACGTGTCTGAGCGCG GAGTCTCTGTGAATCTGGCCTCCACCTTCCCGCTGGCCTCGCTGCTGCCGGGCGCCTCAGGCCTCTCGCGCTACTACCGCTACTCGGGGTCGCTAACCACGCCTGGCTGCCAGCCTGCGGTTGTCTGGACTGTCTTCGAGGACGCGGTACCCATCGGGCGCTCACAG CCCTCAGGTGGCCCAGTTCCAGACCATGCTCCAGGCTGGGCTCCCCGGCTCGCACCCTGCACCGCTCACCGAGAACTTCCGCCCGCAGCAGCCTCTCGGGGGTCGCAGGGTCTCGGCCTCTCCAGGTGCCTCCATCCGCGCAGCAGCCTCGGCGCCCGCCCCAACCCTAGCCCGTGTGCACGCGGCTCTGCTGGGCCTGTGGCTCTGGCAGAGCCCCTAGGAACCAGATTCGACCCCTTCCCGCAATAA
- the CA15 gene encoding carbonic anhydrase 15-like isoform X4 → MRSPGFALAFLTVPLVVRGDSEGTWCYDSQDPKCGPTHWKEMAPACGGPAQSPINIDLHLVQRDPTLGPFILQGYNTAPPGPWTLENDGHTVLLHIDAGPQSHLEIRGAGLPLPAYRALQLHFHWGGPGRAGSEHSLDGQRRPMEMHVVHMNTRYQSMGEARGHPDGLAVLAVLLVPPPQEQDTDNANFSVLVSSLKNVSERGVSVNLASTFPLASLLPGASGLSRYYRYSGSLTTPGCQPAVVWTVFEDAVPIGRSQPSGGPVPDHAPGWAPRLAPCTAHRELPPAAASRGSQGLGLSRCLHPRSSLGARPNPSPCARGSAGPVALAEPLGTRFDPFPQ, encoded by the exons ATGCGGTCTCCAGGCTTTGCACTCGCCTTCCTCACCGTGCCACTGGTGGTGCGCGGGGACTCAGAGG GCACCTGGTGCTACGACTCCCAGGACCCAAAGTGTG GCCCCACCCACTGGAAGGAGATGGCCCCTGCCTGTGGGGGCCCAGCCCAGTCCCCCATCAACATTGACCTTCACTTGGTTCAGCGGGACCCCACCCTGGGACCCTTCATCTTACAGGGCTACAACACAGCACCTCCAGGCCCGTGGACCCTGGAGAATGATGGCCATACAG TGCTGCTCCACATAGATGCTGGCCCACAGAGCCACCTGGAGATTCGGGGAGCCGGGCTGCCACTGCCTGCCTACCGCGCACTGCAGCTGCACTTCCACTGGGGGGGCCCTGGTCGAGCAGGTTCAGAGCACAGCCTGGATGGGCAGCGCCGCCCCATGGAG ATGCACGTGGTCCACATGAACACGAGGTACCAGAGCATGGGGGAAGCTCGAGGTCACCCCGATGGGCTGGCTGTGCTGGCGGTGCTGTTAGTG ccccctccccaggagcAGGACACTGACAACGCCAACTTCTCCGTCCTGGTATCCAGCCTGAAGAACGTGTCTGAGCGCG GAGTCTCTGTGAATCTGGCCTCCACCTTCCCGCTGGCCTCGCTGCTGCCGGGCGCCTCAGGCCTCTCGCGCTACTACCGCTACTCGGGGTCGCTAACCACGCCTGGCTGCCAGCCTGCGGTTGTCTGGACTGTCTTCGAGGACGCGGTACCCATCGGGCGCTCACAG CCCTCAGGTGGCCCAGTTCCAGACCATGCTCCAGGCTGGGCTCCCCGGCTCGCACCCTGCACCGCTCACCGAGAACTTCCGCCCGCAGCAGCCTCTCGGGGGTCGCAGGGTCTCGGCCTCTCCAGGTGCCTCCATCCGCGCAGCAGCCTCGGCGCCCGCCCCAACCCTAGCCCGTGTGCACGCGGCTCTGCTGGGCCTGTGGCTCTGGCAGAGCCCCTAGGAACCAGATTCGACCCCTTCCCGCAATAA
- the CA15 gene encoding carbonic anhydrase 15-like isoform X5 translates to MRSPGFALAFLTVPLVVRGDSEGTWCYDSQDPKCGEDRVSCPTHWKEMAPACGGPAQSPINIDLHLVQRDPTLGPFILQGYNTAPPGPWTLENDGHTVLLHIDAGPQSHLEIRGAGLPLPAYRALQLHFHWGGPGRAGSEHSLDGQRRPMEMHVVHMNTRYQSMGEARGHPDGLAVLAVLLVPPPQEQDTDNANFSVLVSSLKNVSERGVSVNLASTFPLASLLPGASGLSRYYRYSGSLTTPGCQPAVVWTVFEDAVPIGRSQVAQFQTMLQAGLPGSHPAPLTENFRPQQPLGGRRVSASPGASIRAAASAPAPTLARVHAALLGLWLWQSP, encoded by the exons ATGCGGTCTCCAGGCTTTGCACTCGCCTTCCTCACCGTGCCACTGGTGGTGCGCGGGGACTCAGAGG GCACCTGGTGCTACGACTCCCAGGACCCAAAGTGTGGTGAGGACAGAGTGTCAT GCCCCACCCACTGGAAGGAGATGGCCCCTGCCTGTGGGGGCCCAGCCCAGTCCCCCATCAACATTGACCTTCACTTGGTTCAGCGGGACCCCACCCTGGGACCCTTCATCTTACAGGGCTACAACACAGCACCTCCAGGCCCGTGGACCCTGGAGAATGATGGCCATACAG TGCTGCTCCACATAGATGCTGGCCCACAGAGCCACCTGGAGATTCGGGGAGCCGGGCTGCCACTGCCTGCCTACCGCGCACTGCAGCTGCACTTCCACTGGGGGGGCCCTGGTCGAGCAGGTTCAGAGCACAGCCTGGATGGGCAGCGCCGCCCCATGGAG ATGCACGTGGTCCACATGAACACGAGGTACCAGAGCATGGGGGAAGCTCGAGGTCACCCCGATGGGCTGGCTGTGCTGGCGGTGCTGTTAGTG ccccctccccaggagcAGGACACTGACAACGCCAACTTCTCCGTCCTGGTATCCAGCCTGAAGAACGTGTCTGAGCGCG GAGTCTCTGTGAATCTGGCCTCCACCTTCCCGCTGGCCTCGCTGCTGCCGGGCGCCTCAGGCCTCTCGCGCTACTACCGCTACTCGGGGTCGCTAACCACGCCTGGCTGCCAGCCTGCGGTTGTCTGGACTGTCTTCGAGGACGCGGTACCCATCGGGCGCTCACAG GTGGCCCAGTTCCAGACCATGCTCCAGGCTGGGCTCCCCGGCTCGCACCCTGCACCGCTCACCGAGAACTTCCGCCCGCAGCAGCCTCTCGGGGGTCGCAGGGTCTCGGCCTCTCCAGGTGCCTCCATCCGCGCAGCAGCCTCGGCGCCCGCCCCAACCCTAGCCCGTGTGCACGCGGCTCTGCTGGGCCTGTGGCTCTGGCAGAGCCCCTAG
- the CA15 gene encoding carbonic anhydrase 15-like isoform X1 encodes MRSPGFALAFLTVPLVVRGDSEGTWCYDSQDPKCGEDRVSCPTHWKEMAPACGGPAQSPINIDLHLVQRDPTLGPFILQGYNTAPPGPWTLENDGHTVLLHIDAGPQSHLEIRGAGLPLPAYRALQLHFHWGGPGRAGSEHSLDGQRRPMEMHVVHMNTRYQSMGEARGHPDGLAVLAVLLVPPPQEQDTDNANFSVLVSSLKNVSERGVSVNLASTFPLASLLPGASGLSRYYRYSGSLTTPGCQPAVVWTVFEDAVPIGRSQPSGGPVPDHAPGWAPRLAPCTAHRELPPAAASRGSQGLGLSRCLHPRSSLGARPNPSPCARGSAGPVALAEPLGTRFDPFPQ; translated from the exons ATGCGGTCTCCAGGCTTTGCACTCGCCTTCCTCACCGTGCCACTGGTGGTGCGCGGGGACTCAGAGG GCACCTGGTGCTACGACTCCCAGGACCCAAAGTGTGGTGAGGACAGAGTGTCAT GCCCCACCCACTGGAAGGAGATGGCCCCTGCCTGTGGGGGCCCAGCCCAGTCCCCCATCAACATTGACCTTCACTTGGTTCAGCGGGACCCCACCCTGGGACCCTTCATCTTACAGGGCTACAACACAGCACCTCCAGGCCCGTGGACCCTGGAGAATGATGGCCATACAG TGCTGCTCCACATAGATGCTGGCCCACAGAGCCACCTGGAGATTCGGGGAGCCGGGCTGCCACTGCCTGCCTACCGCGCACTGCAGCTGCACTTCCACTGGGGGGGCCCTGGTCGAGCAGGTTCAGAGCACAGCCTGGATGGGCAGCGCCGCCCCATGGAG ATGCACGTGGTCCACATGAACACGAGGTACCAGAGCATGGGGGAAGCTCGAGGTCACCCCGATGGGCTGGCTGTGCTGGCGGTGCTGTTAGTG ccccctccccaggagcAGGACACTGACAACGCCAACTTCTCCGTCCTGGTATCCAGCCTGAAGAACGTGTCTGAGCGCG GAGTCTCTGTGAATCTGGCCTCCACCTTCCCGCTGGCCTCGCTGCTGCCGGGCGCCTCAGGCCTCTCGCGCTACTACCGCTACTCGGGGTCGCTAACCACGCCTGGCTGCCAGCCTGCGGTTGTCTGGACTGTCTTCGAGGACGCGGTACCCATCGGGCGCTCACAG CCCTCAGGTGGCCCAGTTCCAGACCATGCTCCAGGCTGGGCTCCCCGGCTCGCACCCTGCACCGCTCACCGAGAACTTCCGCCCGCAGCAGCCTCTCGGGGGTCGCAGGGTCTCGGCCTCTCCAGGTGCCTCCATCCGCGCAGCAGCCTCGGCGCCCGCCCCAACCCTAGCCCGTGTGCACGCGGCTCTGCTGGGCCTGTGGCTCTGGCAGAGCCCCTAGGAACCAGATTCGACCCCTTCCCGCAATAA